One Tachysurus fulvidraco isolate hzauxx_2018 chromosome 2, HZAU_PFXX_2.0, whole genome shotgun sequence DNA segment encodes these proteins:
- the snrpa1 gene encoding U2 small nuclear ribonucleoprotein A', with the protein MVKLSAELVEQAAQYTNPVRDRELDLRGYKIPVLENLGATLDQFDTIDFSDNEIRKLDGFPLLGRLKTVLMNNNRICRIGENLEHSLPNLKELILTSNNIQELGDLDPLASVKSLNLLSLLRNPVTNKKHYRLYVINKLPQIRVLDFQKVKLKERQEAEKMFKGKRGAQLAKDIAKRTKTFTPGAGLQAEKVKMGPSAADMEAIKAAIANATSLAEVERLKGMLQSGQIPGRESRQGVQGMVEEEEEDEPEMGMEESVSMYNIAGVDDGEDYGVENGEEDMHVNGS; encoded by the exons ATGGTGAAACTGTCGGCAGAGTTAGTCGAGCAGGCTGCTCAGTACACGAATCCGGTCCGCGACAGAGAACTAGATCTGCGAG GTTATAAAATCCCGGTTTTAGAGAACCTCGGCGCGACTCTGGATCAGTTCGATACCATTGACTTTTCCGATAATGAGATCAGAAAGCTGGACGGATTCCCGCTGCTCGGGAGACTGAAAACCGTGCTGATGAACAACAATCGCATCTG CCGGATCGGGGAAAACCTTGAGCATTCGTTGCCAAATCTTAAGGAGCTGATACTTACGAGTAACAACATCCAAGAGCTG gGTGATCTGGATCCTCTCGCTTCAGTCAAGTCCTTGAATCTTCTCAG tCTCTTAAGGAACCCAGTAACCAACAAGAAGCATTACAGGCTGTATGTCATCAACAAACTTCCACAGATACGTGTTCTGGATTTCCAGAAGGTGAAATTAAAG GAACGTCAAGAGGCTGAGAAAATGTTCAAAGGCAAACGGGGCGCTCAGCTTGCAAAGGATATTGCCAAGCGCACAAAAAC GTTCACACCAGGAGCCGGGCTGCAGGCTGAGAAAGTGAAAATGGGGCCTTCTGCGGCAGACATGGAAGCCATCAAG GCTGCTATTGCAAACGCGACATCGCTGGCTGAAGTGGAGAGGCTGAAGGGAATGTTGCAATCTGGACAGATCCCTGGAAGAGAAAGCAGACAAG GTGTACAGGGCATGgttgaggaagaagaggaagatgagcCTGAAATGGGGATGGAGGAGTCTGTGTCCATGTACAATATTGCTGGTGTGGATGATGGAGAAGATTATGGTGTGGAAAACGGAGAGGAAGACATGCATGTTAATGGATCGTAG